DNA sequence from the Bacteroidales bacterium genome:
ATCTCAACAGGTTGTTCAATCAGCGCAAAATGCCTGGTACCATTAAGTACAAAACAATTCTGGATGTTGAAATGATTTAATAAGTAAGCTGCATTTTTTTTAAAGAGAAGAATGGTATTTTCACCTAAAATGCAAATGCAATTTTTTTGTGTATCAAAATTAAGCGTATGAAAATCATAATGATTATTTTTTTTGAACAGCAACTGCAAATACAGTTTTGATATTTTGGGATCATTTCTGCCTATGCCATTAAAAATATGTGTATTAAGGCTTTTATCTGCCCCAATTAATTGTGAACCGATCAAAGAAAAAATGAGTCGATGTCTTGCCACATATTTAAAGACGGAAACTCCAAATCTCGGTATTAGAAGAGGAATGAGAATTTTTGGAAATTTCAGAATGGGCTCGATTAAAATTAAGAATTTGACACGCTCAGGGAATTTTTGATAAAAATTCAGAATAATTGTCGACCCAAGACAAAAACCCATTAAAGAACATTTCTGTATTTTCAAATAATCTATCAGTTCGATGAGAATATTTGAAAAATCGTCGAATTGAAGCCCCTCCACAAATTCAGAATATCCGTATCCGGGTAAATCAATACAAATAACTCTTAATTTTTTAACGAGATATTTAAGGTTAAGTTTCCTGAATGATAACGATGAAGAGTTCCATTCGTGAACGAAAAAAAGACAGGGTCCTGATCCTTGGTCTTCATAGAAAATATTATGATCTTTATATTTATAGTAAGGCATCCTGGTACTCTTTAACAAATGGAATTAACCTTTCCTTTTTGAATAGTTTAAAAGCAACAATTAGTCTGAATAAGTACAACAAGAAAAAAACTCCCTTAATTATCATGACCATTGTATAAGGAAAATATAAACATTACTCAACTTAAACCCAGGCCTGACCCTGTCAAATTCCTAAAGAAATTCCTATTGACAAGATGGATGATGAGAAAAAAGCCTCAACCAATTTCTTCTTCTATGCGCTTTCTTCAAGCGCGCTTGCCTTTGGGACCGAAAAGTTTTCACCCTGACAGATGGGGCATTTTGCATGTGCAAAGAAAATATGGTACGGAAGGTAAAAAATTCCCAATAGGAAAATGAAAACAAGCCAGTTGAAATTTTTAAGAGCAACAACATTACGTTTACACAAATTACACCATTTTGGAGAGTCCATGGTTTTGATTCTTAATTTGGATGTATTAATTTTTTTTTGGTTATCTTTTATTTTTCTTCTACTTTGTACGTAAAAAAAAGAATTCAACGGATGTAAATAAACTCTCCTACGTTGGATACAAATATAATTTTTATTTTTCTTGTTTATTAATTTTCTTGCAATATTATTAATGGTTATGGGTGAGATCAGGCATTTGTTAATCTAAATATATTTGAGCCGATGTATCATGTTCGATATAAGATGGACGATGGACGATTTATCATTTATCAGGAAAAAAGATCCTTTTCGTGTGCGACATCACGTTCCAGGATAGTTTTTCTCCGGGCTTTCCGGGCTTTGAGGGTAGCTTCCTTAATAATTTCCTCTATTCTGCTGTTCAGTGCTTTGATTCCGCTGGTTCCAAGGCGGATATCCAGCGCTTTTGCCACTTTGTGGGCGGCGGATTGGTTCAGTAGGTTTGCCATGGCGATAGGTATTTGGAGTGAAAGCATAAAGGTAGGAAGAGTTTTTATTACTTCTTTCTGCGTTCTTTTTTTTCAGCCCTGATCCGTTTATCTTCCAACCTTTTCTCTTTAGCTGCCCGGGATGGTTTAGTGGGTTTTCGCTTCTTAACCGGGGTAAGCGCTTTAGATAGAAGAGTATATAATTTTTCAATCACCTTTTCCTTGTTCTTTAGTTGGGAACGATCGCTTTGAGCCACCAGGATCAGTTCACCCACTGAATTGATCTTATTGGCCAGCTTTGTGAGAATAATTTCCTTTTCTTCTGCAGTAAGAAGGGCAGATTCAATTACATTAAACCTCAGTTCGACCTTGGTGCTGACCTTATTGACATGCTGGCCGCCTGGCCCGCTGCTTCGGGAAGCAGTGAAGGTGAATTCCGGGGAAAGATCCCGGCCTTTGAGGATATCACTCAGCATGGCATAATGGGGCTTGGACTCCAAAGATATATTTTTTCAATTTACCCTGAGGCCTCCAATATAAAAGAGGACGTCTCGTTTTTGAGACGTCCTCTTCCTGCGTTTTGACAGAAGGGAACCTAATTTACACCTATAACAGGATATTTTGTGTTGACAGGCAAATCTCCGTGCAGTCTAAAAAACAATACCCACTGTTCATAAGAGCCACTGATCCGGTAGAGGGTTCCCTGGTAAACAACCTCAGCCACTAAAATGAGCTGGGTATTGTTCAGGAAATCATCCTTGTCGATCTGTTGATACATGGCCACAACCAGCCCGGGGATTTGTATGGCCTTTTCCAGGGTCAGATTTACGACCTTCATTGGTTTCGGCTTGTTCTTAAATCCGTCTGCGTCAGCGAGACTCACCATCGTGCAAGCAACTAATGCTGCGATCAAAGCA
Encoded proteins:
- a CDS encoding alpha/beta hydrolase, which encodes MPYYKYKDHNIFYEDQGSGPCLFFVHEWNSSSLSFRKLNLKYLVKKLRVICIDLPGYGYSEFVEGLQFDDFSNILIELIDYLKIQKCSLMGFCLGSTIILNFYQKFPERVKFLILIEPILKFPKILIPLLIPRFGVSVFKYVARHRLIFSLIGSQLIGADKSLNTHIFNGIGRNDPKISKLYLQLLFKKNNHYDFHTLNFDTQKNCICILGENTILLFKKNAAYLLNHFNIQNCFVLNGTRHFALIEQPVEISNIIFKYLT
- the arfB gene encoding aminoacyl-tRNA hydrolase, with protein sequence MESKPHYAMLSDILKGRDLSPEFTFTASRSSGPGGQHVNKVSTKVELRFNVIESALLTAEEKEIILTKLANKINSVGELILVAQSDRSQLKNKEKVIEKLYTLLSKALTPVKKRKPTKPSRAAKEKRLEDKRIRAEKKERRKK